TACGGTGAGGCATCCATGCCCCCCTACCTCGGAGAGAGTCACGAGACGGTCCTTAACTTCCTGAATAAAGTGGACCTGTCACAGTTCAATGACCCATTCCGGATTGAAGAGATCAACAGTTATATAGAATCTATCGCCCCGGGCAATTACGCGGCAAAGGCCTCGGTTGACATAGCCCTTCACGACCTGACGGGCAAGTTGCTTGGTGAGCCCTGGTATCGCCTGTGGGGTTACAGTCCCGACAAAACACCTTTTACATCTTATACAATAGGGATCGACACTCCCGAAGTGGTAAGGGAAAAGACAAGGGAAGCATCGGAATTCAGGATACTTAAGGTGAAACTGGGTCTTGACACCGACAAGGAGATGATCACGACCATACGCTCGGTAACCGACACTCCGATCTGTGTCGATGTAAATCAGGGATGGAAAGACCGTGAGTTTGCCCTTGAGATGATCCACTGGCTCAATGAGCGTAACGTGGTGTTCGTTGAGCAGCCGATGCCTGTAGAGGCAATTGACGACATGGCCTGGCTCACAGAAAGGAGTCCCCTTCCTACAATCGCAGATGAAGCTTTACAGGGTCCTTCAGATATAGGAAAGGTTTACGGCGCCTATGACGGCATCAACATCAAGCTGATGAAGTGCGGCGGCATGAGGGCGGCCCGCCAGATGGTCAGCACCGCAAGGTCGCTGGGAATGAAGGTTATGATTGGGTGCATGATTGAGAGTTCGTGTGCCGTTACCGCTGCGGCTCAACTGTCGCCGGCGGTGGACTGGGCTGATCTTGACGGCAACCTGCTCATCAATAATGACGTTTTTGAAGGTCTTAAAATAATTGACGGCAGAGTAACGTTACCTGACAGGCCCGGAATTGGAGTTGTACCTCTGTAAGGCACAGATGCATACTTGCATGTCAAATAACTTATAAACAAGGCAATAACCAAATTCTCGGCAAACAAAAAAAGGCTGTATGAAAAGAAAAGCACAAAGAACAAGGCTGGGCATATTTATATTGATCAGCTCTGCACTTCTGCTGATAATTGTGGGATTGTTCACGGCGCGCAGAATATTTGAGCAGAAGGATACCTATTACGTGGCCTACAGCGATATCTCGGTGAGCGGACTCGATGTGGGAAGTCCGGTCAAGTACCTTGGCATCAACGTGGGAACCATCTCAAATATAAGAATTGACCCGGACGATGTAAGCACCATTATCGTCAGACTGTCGCTTGATGCCGGCACACCTGTCAAGAAAGATGCCGTAGCCGATATTGTGGCAATAGGGATTACCGGGCTGAAAACAATCGAGATCAGGGGAGGAACAAAAGAAGCCGAATTTCTTGAGCCGGAAAGCTTCATCGAACCGGGATCAACCATGGCGGCCGATCTGACCGGAAGAGCGGAGAACCTGACCTGGCGGGTAGAGGAGATACTTAATAACCTGCAGCTTTTTACACACCCCGATAATATGGCCGGGTTTACCACTGCAGCATCAGGTATTTCAGAACTGGCTGAGACCACCTCCCGTACAGTTGCCGCCCTTGATGAGATGCTTGCAGAGAACAGGCAGTATATCAGGAATGCCACCCTTGCGCTTGACAATATCAGCAGCCGGATGGACGGATCATCTGAAGAGCTGGCAGCAGCCATCGGAAAGTTTAACGAAATCATGCAGGGTGATGAAATATCCGAGGTGCTTGGAAACCTAAGGGATATCTCACTTTCTGTAAGGGAGGCAAATATGAAGGAACTGATCGAAAGCCTTGCTGCAGCAACAATGCAGACACAGAGCCTGCTTGTAAGGCTGGATGCGGACTTTGAGGAGAGCAGCATGCACCTGAATGAGAACCTGGTTCTTCTGCAATATACCCTTGAAAACCTGAACGAAGCCTCAAGGAAAATAAATATCGACCCTTCGGTACTCATAAGGGGGCCCGGAACCAGGAATATACCTGACAGGAATCTAAGGGGTAACTAATCATAAAACTTATCTGTTATGTCACGAATAATATTTGTACTCCTTGTCCTTGCGGTAATAACAGCCGGATGCCTTACAAGGAAACAGCCGGTGACAAGACACTATGTGCTTGAATACCCGCATACGGAGACCTTGCATGTAAAACAGGAAGCGGCTATCAAAGGCACCTGCATTGTCAGAACGGCAGAGGTCTCGCCTGCCTACGCAACCCACCAGATAGTCCTGAGAGAGAATACACACGAGATCAGGTATTTCACATTTAACACCTGGGCTGTGAGGCCTGAGCAGAGCCTGACCGGCATCATTTTCAGGTTCCTTGAGGAACACAATGTATTTGAAGCAATAAGGGAACCCGGACTACTGCAGGAGGCTGACTACACTCTTGATACAAGGATTGACAACCTGGAAGTGATCAGTGAGAGCAGGGATCATATTGCACGCCTGGTTCTCGAGTTCAGGCTGACAGACAATAATGAGAACAAAGTTGTTAACGTACACAGGGCCGACAAAAGAACGGTTCTTGACGACAGGGACCTGAACTTATTTGCGGCAGCCGTAGTTTCGATGTTCACAGAGGAGCTGGAAAAATTTACCGGCCAGGTAAAAGATATACTGGCTAACCCCATCTAAAAACCTTTTGCAGTGGTTAAAACAGGTAAGATAAAGCAGCCATTGACAGCAACTTTCTGCCATGTCCATCTAAAAACCTTTTGCAGTGGTTAAAAAAGGTAAAATAAAACCTTCCGGTGAGTTACTGAACCCCGGCAATATCAGTTGCCGGCATAAAGATGGTACACTTTTTATCAATGGCAGTATCCTGGCCTCAGGTACCGGAACATTTTACAGGGCGATCGGGAAAGAGATCCCCGCACTTAAGGGCAAGGTCCGGACCATCAACCTTGACGGCATCACGGACATTGACAGTGCCGGTGTTACAGCCTTATACCATGTTAGAAGATTGCTTGGATCGGAAGGTGATATTACCATTGAGACAGAAAAAGCTTCCATAAAAAAGAAGCTGGATCTGTTCAGTCCGAGCGGACTTAAACAGGCATCCCCGCCGCCTGAAGGATCACTTGCAGAAAGGATAGGCGAAAAGGCCCACTGGCTGTTCACAAGCTATCTTTACGGTTTCATCAACCTTGCGGCAAACATCTTTTACTGGTCGGTGTCTGACATTTTTAAAAGACGGACATTCCGCGAAGGTGAGTTTATAAACCAGTCTGTCAAAATCGGGGTTAACGCCTCCATGATAATTGTATTCATGTCGTTTGCCATAGGGCTTGTGCTGGCTGTGCACTCCGGGTCCCAACTGAGCACCTTCGGCGCCAATATTTACATTGTAGACCTTACCGTCATTGCGGTAATGAGCCAGATGGGGCCGCTGATAACTGCAATCCTTGTCGCCGGAAGAAGCAGTTCATCTATCGCCGCAGAGATAGCCACCATGAAGGTCACCTCCGAACTGGATGCCCTGAATACAATGGGACTGGACCCTGTGCGTTTCGTTGTAGTACCGAAACTTTACGCATGTCTTTTCACCATGCCATTCCTTATAATACTCGCTAATGTATCGGGTATTGCAGGCGGAGCAACAGCTGCCTACCTAACCCTTGATATAACACCCGAGATATTCATCAACCGTATGGGGCGGATAATGCAGAACAAGGATCTGCTGACCGGATTTGTCAAGAGCCAGGTGTATGCCGCACTCATTGTGCTCACAGGCAGTTTTTACGGTTTCAGCGTGGAAAGAGGGGCCGAGGGCGTCGGAAGAGTTACCACTCTTGCAGTGGTGGTGTCCATTTCCCTTGTAATACTGGCAGACAGTGTAATGGGTCTTTTGTTCTATTAAAAATATTAAACCCGGTTCATGGATAAGATAATAGATGTACAGAGGCTTTATGCAGAGATCGACGGCAATGAGATACTCAGTGATGTATCATTTTGTGCCCTGGAAGGCGAGGTCACAGCTATTATCGGTGGCAGCGGCTCAGGTAAAACCACTGTCCTGAAGCATCTTCTGGGTCTATACCCTGTAAGTCGCGGATACGTATCCGTTCTTGGCCGCAGTCTTGCCGAACTGACAGAAAAGGAGCAGCGCGACCTCTACCTTGAGATGGGAGTCCTTTATCAGGACGGGGCGTTGCTGAATTCGATGACTGTGGCAGAAAATATAGCCCTTCCTCTCAGGCACCAGGGTAATATTCCCGAAGCGCTTACCGCCGACATTGTACGCATGAAACTCAGACTGGTGAACCTTGAAGACACATATTACCTCTATCCATCGCAGCTCAGTGGGGGTATGCTTAAAAGAGCCGCACTGGCCAGGGCCATTGCCATGGATCCGCCACTGCTTTTCTGCGACGAGCCTGGTGCCGGACTGGACCCGGCATCGCTCGAATCACTCGATAACCTTATCCTAAACCTCAAAAACCTGCTTGGCATTTCTGTGATACTTGTTACCCACGAGGTCTCCAGCATTGTCCGTACTGCAAACCGGATAGTGTACCTTGATAACGGCAGGGTTCTTTTTGAGGGCTCCACCGACCAGGCACTCAAATCTGAAATTCCCCAACTGGCAGATTTCTTCTCGGTTATCAGGAAGAAACAGAGCTGACACCGGAAAGCGGGTGAACCCGGTGCAGCCGGCTAAAACTACTTGGTAAAATATCCTGCCTGCAGGGGAGCTCCCTTACGGTTAATTTTTATTATATTGCTCCGGTTATTGTTGCTGCCGGCTGATTAAAACATCGCTCCATAAATAACGCACAAATGATTTTTTAAACCTGCAACAAACCCCTTATATGACACTCAACTATATCTGGATAGGTTTCTTTATCGTCGCCATGCTGGTGGCACTGCTTAGGGTGCTGGGATATCTTTTCGGGAGCACCCTTGAGCCACTCCTTGGATATGTCTTTTCAGAAGCTGACAGGGATGTGTTTATTGCTATCGTCGAAAGCACTTTTGAAATGGCAAAGATCAGCGTCGATATAGCGATATACCTGATCGGCGTAATGGCACTTTGGCTTGGAATAATGAGAATCGGAGAAAAGGGTGGTGCGGTGAGCGGACTCACACGGATGGTCATGCCTTTTTTCAGGAGGATATTCCCTGAGCTTCCCGACAGGCATCCCGCCTTCGGTTCGATGACCATGAATATCTGTGCAAATATGCTGGGACTGGACAATGCAGCTACACCACTGGGCATAAAGGCAATGCAGGAACTTCAGGAGGCCAGCACCGACAAGACCAGGGCCTCCAACTCGCAGATAATGTTCATAGTGCTTAATACCAGCGGACTGACCCTTATACCGGTATCGGTGATGGCCATCAGGGCAGCCATGGGAGCCGCCAATCCGGCTGACATTTTCCTGCCGATAATGCTCACTACTTTTTTTTCCACTATTGCAGGATTGCTTATAGTGTCAGCAATACAGCGCATCAATCTTTTTAACAGGGTAGTGCTGGCATACCTGGGAGGATTGTCACTTATCATCGGACTTATAATCTGGATATTCAGCAACATGGCCTCGGCCACGATAGCCGTGGTCTCAACCTTTGCAGGCAATATGATGCTTTTCCTGGTTATTATACTCTTCATCCTGCTGGCCTGGAGAAAAAAGGTAAATGTCTATGAACAGTTCATCGAAGGAGCAAAGGAAGGTTTCCAGGTTGCAGTCAGAATTATCCCGTACCTGGTGGCTATGCTTGTTGCTATCGGTGTGCTCAGGGCATCAGGGGCGCTCGATATGGTGGTCTCTGCAATAGGCTGGCTCGTGGGGCTTACCGGTGCCGATACCGAGTTTGTCGGGGCGCTGCCTACAGCTTTCATGAAGCCCCTGAGTGGCAGCGGGGCAAGGGGCATGATGATCGAGGCGTTCAATCACTACGGCGTTGACTCATTTGTTGGACGGATGGCAGCTACCTTCCAGGGATCAACGGAAACAACCTTTTATACGATAGCCGTTTACTTTGGCGCGATAGGTGTACGTAATATCAGATATACCGTGGGTTGCGGACTTTTTGCAGATCTTACCGCGGTGGTTGCCGGGATCTTTATCGCAACACTCTTTTTCGGCTGATACTGGAATCAATATAATTGGGACAGTCCCCACAACAGATAACAATTTAAACTTATACTACAAGCAGATATTGTCAAAAATTTGATGTGAACAAAAACCAAAATCTACCTAAATCCTGACTGTTATGGTCAAAAAAAAACTTTTTTTACTGGTATGTGCGGTAATGATCGGATCATCACTCACTGCGCAGGAAACAACTAACCAGGTTAAACCTGATTTTTTCCCTTTTTCCGTATGGTACAGCGGAGGCACAGCTCGTGCCCCTATGCTTTCTGAAATAACACCTTACTCCGAGGAGGAGTGGCGCCGGGACCTTAAACAGATCAGGTCGCTTGGGTTTAACACAGTACGCACCTGGGTCGAGTGGGCAAAGTGTGAGCCCGTAAGAGGTGAATACAACTTCGAAAACCTGCATCTGCTTATGAGGCTGGCAGAGGAGGCTGGGTTGCGCGTATTTATACAGATGTATGTCGATTCGGCGCCGGACTGGGTGGCCGATGCTTTTCCCCATGCACTTTTCGAGACCCAGAGCGGGATAAAGGTCTATCCGCAGTCCGCTCCGGGAGCCTGCACCGACAATGCTGATGTTGAGGAGGCAGTGCTGAATTTCTATACCGAGACCGCAAAAGTGGCATCATCCTATCCCAATTTTTTCGGATGGGACCTCTGGAGCGAGCCCCACATCATCAACTGGGCACACCTTGACTATGTGCCCAACGTTCAGTTCTGCTTCTGCCCCGGCACAAGGGCCAGGTTCAGGGAGTGGCTCATGGAAAAATACGGAGAAATAGATGAGCTTAACAGGGCCTGGTACCGTAACTTCACCTCATGGGAGCAGGTTGACCCGCCACGCTTCAGCACCATTCTGAGCTATACCGATTTTATCGACTGGAAGACGTTCATCTACGAAAAACTGGTTGAGGATATGCGCGCCCGCTATAATGCTATCCGCAAAGGCGATCCGCACAACCTGATAACCGCACATGCGGTAGGAGCATCCCTCTTCCAGTCCCCCTACGTAGGGGCAGGCGCAACAGACGATTTCATGATGGCAGAACCCCTCGATTTTTACGGTGTCTCCATATATCCAAAACATAACCACCCCGACCGCCACTGGTCGGTTACCACCCTCCGTACGGTAATGGACTTCACCCGCAGCGCCAACAGGGAAAAGGGAGGATGGTACGTAGGTGAACTTCAGGCCGGGCACGGGACTATCGCCCTGCTGATAAGCGACCCGGTGGTGCCTGACGACCACCGCATATGGGCATGGTCAGCCATCGCAAAGGGAGCAAAGGGAGTAAATATATATGCATATTATCCCATGTCGTCAGGATATGAGGCCGGCGGTTACGGGCTTATCAACCTTGACGGCACACTTACAGAAAGAGCCGTTCATGCAGGAGAGATCGCATCAATAGTGGATAATAACCAGGAACTGTTCCTGTCATCCACTCCGGTAAAAGCTGAGATAGGTATCGTTTACAACCCCCTCTCCCAAATGGTTGGCGGGATGCAGCGCCGGGACTATCCAGGAGCCCACACCAATTCACTTATAGGTTATTTCAGGGCCTATGCCGATAATAATGTGCCGGTGGATTTCATTCACCGTGAGCACCTTGAGAAGCAGGAGCTTTCGCAATACAAGCTGGTCATCATACCCTGGCCGATAATGATCACCAGGGAGGCTGCCGAAGGGATAAGGGCATTCGTCGAAAACGGCGGATATGTTCTTGCCGAGGCGCGTATCGGCTGGAATGACGACCGCGGCTATGCATCTGAAATAATTCCGGGGCTGGGGCTGCACGAGGTGTTCGGTGTGCGCGAGCACGAGGTAAGGCTTCGGGAGAATACCCCGATAGAGCTGGAAATTGTCAATAACCTTCACCCGGCAACATCGGATCTTGAAACCGGACATATCCTGAACGGATCTCTTTATAAGAAATCCGTCCTGCCCCTGGAAAACCGGAATGTTGAGATCCTTGCAAGGCTCGATGACGGACACCCCGCGCTTGTAAGCGCAAAATACGGAGAAGGTGAAGCGATGCTCGTTGGTACATACCTTGGTATGGCTAACCATCCCAATCCGGTTCCGGGCAACGAGCAGTTCTTCATGAACCTTATCAACTGGGCAGGCATAGAAAGGCCTTTCACCAGCTCACATGACGGAAATACTGAAAGTTACGTAGAGGTACGCCTCCAGGAGAATGAGAGCGGGTTTGTCCTTTTCCTTATAAACCACAGCAACTCGGTAGAAGATGTATCGGTCGATCTCATAACTCACCAAAACGGCAATCACCGGATAAGGGATGTAATTGCCGGGACCGAACGTCGTATCAGGGCCCGTAACAACACCCTCAGTCTTGAAACAAGGATTGACGCCAGACAGGTAAAAATTTGGGATATAAGATTCTGAAAAGTTAAAACATAATGGCTGTAATAGGAATGGATCTGGGCGGCACTAAACTGTCGGCCGCCATATTCAGTAACGATGGCGTCATCCTGAAAGAGCGCAACACACTTCTGCAGGGTAAAAGCGGTGAACAGGCAGGTGACCTGATAACCGGAGAAGCACTGAAACTTTTTGAAACATACAGTGACATCCGTGATGTCATCATCTCAATTGGTATCTGTGTTCCCGGAATATACCACGCATCTACCGGGAGGGTATGGGCCCCCAACATACCGGGCTGGGAGGACTTTCCCCTCAGACATAAGCTAAGGGAGGTGTTCGACCGAAAAAACATCGAAATAAGCATTGACAGCGACAGGGCATGCTACATA
This genomic stretch from Marinilabiliales bacterium harbors:
- a CDS encoding dipeptide epimerase: MVSRRNFIKKAGLLAGSTLVTSRVAGAGLIGNRSPVKESKKLTFSFRPYEVRLKHVFTLAAGSRTTTPVVFTEIGCDGHIGYGEASMPPYLGESHETVLNFLNKVDLSQFNDPFRIEEINSYIESIAPGNYAAKASVDIALHDLTGKLLGEPWYRLWGYSPDKTPFTSYTIGIDTPEVVREKTREASEFRILKVKLGLDTDKEMITTIRSVTDTPICVDVNQGWKDREFALEMIHWLNERNVVFVEQPMPVEAIDDMAWLTERSPLPTIADEALQGPSDIGKVYGAYDGINIKLMKCGGMRAARQMVSTARSLGMKVMIGCMIESSCAVTAAAQLSPAVDWADLDGNLLINNDVFEGLKIIDGRVTLPDRPGIGVVPL
- a CDS encoding MCE family protein, producing the protein MKRKAQRTRLGIFILISSALLLIIVGLFTARRIFEQKDTYYVAYSDISVSGLDVGSPVKYLGINVGTISNIRIDPDDVSTIIVRLSLDAGTPVKKDAVADIVAIGITGLKTIEIRGGTKEAEFLEPESFIEPGSTMAADLTGRAENLTWRVEEILNNLQLFTHPDNMAGFTTAASGISELAETTSRTVAALDEMLAENRQYIRNATLALDNISSRMDGSSEELAAAIGKFNEIMQGDEISEVLGNLRDISLSVREANMKELIESLAAATMQTQSLLVRLDADFEESSMHLNENLVLLQYTLENLNEASRKINIDPSVLIRGPGTRNIPDRNLRGN
- a CDS encoding ABC transporter yields the protein MVKKGKIKPSGELLNPGNISCRHKDGTLFINGSILASGTGTFYRAIGKEIPALKGKVRTINLDGITDIDSAGVTALYHVRRLLGSEGDITIETEKASIKKKLDLFSPSGLKQASPPPEGSLAERIGEKAHWLFTSYLYGFINLAANIFYWSVSDIFKRRTFREGEFINQSVKIGVNASMIIVFMSFAIGLVLAVHSGSQLSTFGANIYIVDLTVIAVMSQMGPLITAILVAGRSSSSIAAEIATMKVTSELDALNTMGLDPVRFVVVPKLYACLFTMPFLIILANVSGIAGGATAAYLTLDITPEIFINRMGRIMQNKDLLTGFVKSQVYAALIVLTGSFYGFSVERGAEGVGRVTTLAVVVSISLVILADSVMGLLFY
- a CDS encoding ATP-binding cassette domain-containing protein, whose amino-acid sequence is MDKIIDVQRLYAEIDGNEILSDVSFCALEGEVTAIIGGSGSGKTTVLKHLLGLYPVSRGYVSVLGRSLAELTEKEQRDLYLEMGVLYQDGALLNSMTVAENIALPLRHQGNIPEALTADIVRMKLRLVNLEDTYYLYPSQLSGGMLKRAALARAIAMDPPLLFCDEPGAGLDPASLESLDNLILNLKNLLGISVILVTHEVSSIVRTANRIVYLDNGRVLFEGSTDQALKSEIPQLADFFSVIRKKQS